TTTATTTTCAGGCTATCAGAAAGTTTTGAGTGGGATTGAAGGTTGTTTTTGAGAAGGTTGCTTAACTGAGTTGCTAAGTCTTGATTCGTTGAGTTGACCGATTGGTCATGGCTGCTGTCTTCAGTTGACATTGTAACCACCAATCAATTAACCAACACAAGGTAGATGATTGAAGCTAAAAAATGAGTGTAATGATCCAAGATCTACaccattagctctgataccatgatttCTAATGAAAATGATAATCTGAAAATGTTTATTGATAATTGATTCAGTTATTTCAAACTGAGAAGTGTTTTACAAATAAGAGCTTAAGTGTGTTTTATACACTTAAGAATCTAACAGCTATATTTAGTCTAGAGAATGGGACTAATTATAAAATATATGTGGAAACACTACTCTAGATGAAGTGTGCAGGGACATAAACGTTTTTTGTTGAGCATGCTTCTACTTGCAGGGACTTTCTCACTCTTCCAGGTGCTTTATctcttattttatattatttaacaaTTTAAACTATGAAATTGCACTTCTCGGATCGGCTAACCACAAATGCCATTCAATCTTTTTCTTAATTCTCTTCGCAATCCAATCAAATGTTTTTACTTGAATCTCATTTAAAGCTACCGGCGGGTTCCAAGATTTGTTCTTGAAGACCTTTTGGTTCCGGTTTTTGCAAATGAGATATGCACACGACCACTCGACCGCTTGCCAAATTTGTTTCCCGATATCCGAAGTGAGATGATTTGAATCGCCAAGAAATGCTTCGCTAGTACTCAAATTTGCCACATTACCCAATCCCCCCCAATTATAAACTTTGACCCAAATATCATATACATGATTGCACAAGATAAACGCATGATCCAAGGACTCGATCTCGTCATTGCAAAGAGGGCATAAAACCGAATTAAGGTCTATACCTCTCTTATCAAGTTCCGATAAAATATGTAGTCTTCTCTTCCGTAGAAGCCAAATGAAAATTTCGGCTTTCTTTGGAACCAAGTTTTTTCTCAAGGATTCACAAGAGTTTGTCCCAATAGATAGCAATTTTGCATCGATAATGGATATAAGCTTTTTGGTGGAGAACAATCCACTGTACCCAAATTGCCACGCCCATGTATCAATTTTTTCACTATCAATCAGGACCAACCTAATTAAGGAATTGATCTCCTGCAGTTCGTCTCCCACTCTGCCCGAAGGGGCTCTGACCCAGCAAGCCGCGACCGTTGAAGCAGCTCCATCCCAGTTGATTTGTCCCACACCAGTGCCTGAGGATTCGGATCTAATCTAAATAATctcgaaaatttgtcttttaacacAACTCCATTGAGCCAAGAATCGCACCAAAAGAGAGTAGAAGCACTGTTCCCTATTTTCCTGAAAAATGATTCCTTAAATTGAATTTCCAAGTTGCTCAGATCATCTAATTAAATCGTATATCTAATTAAGCAAACCGTAACAGGTTTGCATCATTTATAATTTAACGGATCGTCTAAGTcgttattaattttaatttatgttttcgagaagaaaaaaaaaacaaatttagtTTCAATTAAGTATCAAGGAATTTAGGAAACCATGGAAACTCACGCAATAGTCCATGCGTAACCCATTCGTCATAACGTGTACTTAACTATCACTTTAACAAATTAATTTATATTATGTTTAAAATTTATACATTCTGTGttctaatatatatattaaatagatttttattttaatttatcttaTCTTAAGATAAATTCCGTAACTATTTATAAAATTAGCTAATCAACTATAAAACTACATTCTTAGTTACATTTTTCTCATAAAggatgtatatataaaataaaagtcAGAAACTTTTCAACTTTATTTAAAAAGATATATCTAATACTAATGAGACACTTATTTTGAAATTACTTCAAATATTTATTCAGCAAATTGTTTTATACACTTTTAATGATACTCGTAAAAATATTTTACGCCATAAATTTTATTGGTATAACAGGATACCATTCCTAAGACTACAGGGTGTCCGTAGTCCATTTCGGTGTCCATTTTTCAGtgtcgaaaatggaacctgaaatTGACTGACAGTGACATGGGTGGAGATGTCCACAGTGTCAATTTCAgtgtcattttttattttttattttttaattgagttttaatattttatttaaattaatttcatataataaaaacaaaatactaaattgaaattcataaaataaactacattacatttattaaaattcCTAAAATAAACTAGATTACATTTATTCAAAACATTCATAAAATAAACTAGATAACGTAATAAGTCGTCTCATAAAATTCATAAGTTGTCTCGAATCTCATAAATGTTCAACCAAATCAGATCGTAAGCTTTCATGCACTTCTCTATCACGTAACTCCCTTTTTCTTCTTGCACGAGCGTCGCACCTCTCGATCCAAGTTCGTTGTATATGTTGAACCGGCTCAACTACCCAATCATTCTCAGCAAGGTTGTAACCAGTGTCTTTGATGATGTTATGTATTACGATGCATGTGTACATAAGTTGTCTCATTAGATTCACCTTGTAAGCTCGTGTGGGTTGTTGAAGAATATGTCAACGACCGTGTAGAATCCCAAAAGTTCTTTCAACATCTTTGTGAGCACCCGCTTGTTTCCTTGTAAAGTAAGAACATTTTTCGTCAACGGCAATTGAAAATCCCTTAACAAATGCGGCTCATGTTGGATAAATACCGTCAGCTAAATattactgtaacaacccaacccgttaaccaaccaaaaacgcggaaaaaaaaattaaaactgaacagagctgtccagatggggtgcgcggcgcgcacccacacctgtgcgcggcgcgcacagggcctggcagcccgctgtccactttttccaattttcgcaaaaagatctcttgcttcccgacacttttagaccaaacgctcttcacaacaatttacattagttaaaactaacacgttccaataataaaatgagttttacgagaccggggccacatcggccgttttacgactttcgtacaaaatacaagttttcaactacatgatttttaacacaaaataaggaccgatcatggcgattggggatatgctacccaatccaaaagcaagatcttctaaaacaactatgcgagtccactagtccacacgcttacccgagtcaccgtctccaagcaaatctataaaaatgtaaacaacgagagggtaagctaacgcttagtgagtgaaaatatactacatacatatatatgcataaaatggacacgccacataaataaacaaataccgcataccgaagcatccatgtataaggcaactacactaagcataccgtacgatcactaagcaacaagctaaatatgcatcaacaaacataagttcaccaacgacgatgtgaacaacgccaagaagctacacccggagggttagctacatcacgacggtaaaacaatatatatatatatatatatatatatatatatatatatatatatatatatatatatatatatatatatatatatatatatatatatatatatatatatataacaatatataaacgaataaggttaaccccttaacccattaccgaataccaaacaccacaatgaagattgaccgaacaacccgagccttagtgaattcgcacaacccgatattcacttcttcaccaattcaacaaccgaggttggccgaactacccgagccttagtgaattcgcacaacccgagattcactacctcatcaacaagatgaccgaacaacccgagtcatcatgaatccgcactacccgagattcacttctcaacatcaaacccatggtcacgggattataaaatccaccacatcggggttatccacatcacaacaatatcaacccttcgcctttggggttataacatccaaatcacaaccacatgtgataacgtacacacaaacttttacctcgccaaaggtaatcaaccaaaacgcacaaccgtgccaattggacctatacacaagtccatcaaatccacctatatgtgaagtgagctctataaccgagaaccacttcacccgacccgcacccatcctacacatacatatgcacataggatattaacactcacattgtcgccttgatgaatgcttccaagtaatccgcggctcgtcaatggaaagtacctatttcattatcacaaatacaacaatacacaattagggttgacttacaaaccaacccaattcgacacttagtgccattttgacccaaatccacttccaagcacaaaacgcgcccaaactaaccaataatcactaacactagtgacaatggtcctaataaaccaaatgaacccaatcttaagtgttaaacacttatcaatctcaaaattacccataaaccctaattttgactcaattccaaaattagtcgtTCAAATACATAAAACGGGTTctaacactttcataatcactaaacctagtgattaaacccaaattcaagttctaatcatagccaatttgttcaccaacccaaaatccaccaacaataacaataaacccgattactagcatcaacaaactcacttcaagagttttaaatgggtttctctacaaatcaagttcaaaccctaactttgaatatcaaaccaaacaatgaaattcggagttagaacttaccacaacaaccaaaacgtagctaggaacgaggtgaacaactttaaaacccgagactttaatcaattcaagctccttcctctccaaaaactccaattctctcactagaattctccctctctctctctaagatacttgagagtgatgaatggatgtgaaaatgatccaaaagtggatccaaaccagctgataaggcctgagatccggcctcaagtgaaaagaccaaaaagcccctcattaaacttaaaatagaaaaagacagaattctgtcgctgggcatgtgcgcggcgcgcacccatgtctgggcagaatctgagctttgtttaattacgcaatgcttcctgcactttatgtagcataattacacttccgtataataaatattagggtcttacaactctcccccacttagaatcgatcacgtcctcgtgatccttgtcacttaaccaaacgggccACACTCCACGGTTCTCAAACATAAgttccaaaccgactttcctaggcaactcttcccaatgaatcgccttaacaactaaaatcgtcactcgcgaattatcaaatccaccaatccgaatactaaaaccatgctcaatccctcacatcgggaaaagctcaaccaatctcgaatcgagatatcaatcccttagcgtacccttaccgagtacaatgctaaaagcaaccaagtctcaacctaaggtcaacaacccgaaacgatgaagaccgaaccaaacgaaaccctaaggataacaccaatcacgaaacatcccttgtagtgcgcaacacgaccaatatgCAACTACAGTAACATCATAACAATGACTAAAACTGATAGCGCCCGAAACgaatatggcaacgctaaacccaaggtgtacaaaatcgactattgtcacactcgTAACAACCTGTGAGCGAAACACAGCTATCGCATCACTGatctcacaacatggtcctcacgaccccaccatcggcgtataaaacaaccgatagatcatacaacacaacatggccgaaacaacccgagccgaaacacatatggaggatggtcgaaacaacccgaaccttagtgaattcgcacaacccgaaattcaccaaaccaatccatatatcccacaacgagatgaccgcacaacccgagtcatcgtgaatatgcgcaaaccgatattcactacctccgccacatagtataaccgaggatggccgtacaacccgagccttagtgaatccgaactacccgacattcactacctcaaactatgagtccaaccattagggacaatcgtactacccgaattaTTGTGAATactaacaacccgatattcacgtcccacaacacaactcaagaatggtactcgcatttcccgataatgttataccatgccgatataacactactctcatgatgaagtcagcggaccccgaaggtcatgctccaccaatcaacaataccatgatgaagtcagcggaccccgaaggtcatgcttcaccgatcaacaataccatgatgaagtcagcggaccccgaaggtcatgcttcaccaatctcatacgcacttttggcctcaaataacgagtagtgcaacatcgcgctctgctacactatagtgaaccctaacagataccactaaccatccacacaatcgagcgagAAACACCTATATCTAACATAGgcataaaacaataattctctacaagagaatccaCCACGCATATCCCCAAACTGAGGgacttcaccttgctcgccaaacacgtctattatctctcaacgagatttccacattatcacctcggtgataatttcaaATCTAAAATCAGAAGTACAAttcaccgaaattgtactctaccacaaatcgaccaaaactagatcccaacacaagtttcggatctaccaaaagcattgtccgaaatctcacactaaaacctcctcgtgcgggagtgtaactcccccacttggaactacgttccataaccacatctcgtacacccgcacaatgctaccaaaggtagactttacaaataattgggttcacacggcccatcaccacgtcttgcttcaactttgagcataccaaggatcctaacctatccttaaacacttcgaacaaaaagtgtaccacaaattacaccaactatacactcgcaatcatccaattgctttagtttgtcgaatttcacccgatcgctcatgaacctaagggtttcacttcgataccctaagtacaatgtaaccgcaacacaatcggagtcgaacaccacgctagtaggtataaaaaggcacctaatgtcgcgtcacgtagactcctttaccaacatgcatcgagatcaacactcgatttcaagagtttcaatccacccgatgaacctcatggttcatcaacttcaacacgaaagcaaacacgcacttaacgaccgaacaccaaaacccatttccatggtttggtagaaacgtttcccaaatactaaggaatgcttggttgcaccaagtcttacgcccttcgcccgacaattaaacgtcaccatagggtacttccattaggaacgtcacccatatcaataacatgcaaaacactacgcaacccacaaacccgaacgcatcgacacataaataaatattcaaagggcatatttattaaaacgaaacgtaccttaacgtctccttgcggcattcgccgccgccaactcgggacaatccggcttgcgatttccctctttatgacaatagtagcacattccgtcatcactcttcggcattgtgcattcccacaacttgtggcccctaacaccacaattgaaacatctaggcccacgagaactcgtcgaacctttctccgcattacccatactcgcacctgcgcccttagttttcttacttggagcaccatacgaatcaacccttcttttacttgagagctccctagctttcgatcgcgaatgtgattcgaaacccctagccatgttaaataactccgcaaacgagttcacttggccaatgctgattttgccctgcaaatcatcattcaaagtccgatagaaatcttccatcaacatccgatcattcccaatatactccggccaaaaacgagccttcgacataaaggtcgtctttagagtattcaagtccatcgacccttgttgcaaatttcgcaactcattccgcatttccgacaaatcggctgaagtccggaactccttgaagaattccctcttaaactcgtcccatgataacaccataaacagttcaccaccgacaagatcaatcttaccatccaaccaatcctttgctctaccccgcaacaaactagtagcgagccttgtcctcttctcgggaggacattaaatcgtgcgaaaacacccttcgacttccgagatccaagtggtgcttaccaagggatccggtttcccatcgtacatcggaggtttagtcctcatgaagctcttaagacaacgctccatttcgccgctactccgaaattcggaatacctcttatccattctttcttccaatgcacccatttgctctgcaacggcggccATAACtatagtattaaactcctcgtcattcgtctcgatctcgtttcggtcgccattctaaagaatgcaaaacaattagtccatgaacgtataaaaccatacgcaccacaccgccccatcttgctaaacactcgtcgtacatcacttgttagacacgatttgcacccgtaataaggtttgcaagtccttattacgcacacacgccgtatcaactcgttagtacaatgaccgcttcgctcgatgatataaacaaacacaaacaaaattctacgcgatataaacacacgcgagaattagaccacaacacaataatatattaataatatccgcattactaatataaacgttagtccacctacaaacaaggcactaactataacccattccgactcgtaatcctacaagtcccgcaacaaattaagcacacacaaaagtctaagtctagacacctatctcaagtcacctaaatcccttagaccatgctctgataccacttgtaacaacccaacccgttaaccaaccaaaaacgcggaaataaaaaaaaaattaaaactgaacagagctgtccagatggggtgcgcggcgcgcacccacacctgtgcgcggcgcgcacagggcctggcagcccgctgtccactttttccaattttcgcaaaaagatctcttgcttcccgacacttttagaccaaacgctcttcacaacaatttacattagttaaaactaacacgttccaataataaaatgagttttacgagaccggggccacatcggccgttttacgactttcgtacaaaatacaagttttcaactacatgatttttaacacaaaataaggaccgatcatggcgattggggatatgctacccaatgCAAAAGGAAGATCTTCTAAaacaactatgcgagtccactagtccacacgcttacccgagtcaccgtctccaagcaaatctataaaaatgtaaacaacgagagggtaagctaacgcttagtgagtgaaaatatactacatacatatatatgcataaaatggacacgccacataaataaacaaataccgcataccgaagcatccatgtataaggcaactacactaagcataccgtacgatcactaagcaacaagctaaatatgcatcaacaaacataagttcaccaacgacgatgtgaacaacgccaagaagctacacccggagggttagctacatcacgacagtaaaacaatatatatatatatatatatatatatatatatatatatatatatatatatatatatataaacgaataaggttaaccccttaacccattaccgaataccaaacaccacaatgaagattggccgaacaacccgagccttagtgaattcgcacaacccgatattcacttcttcaccaattcaacaaccgaggttggccgaactacccgagccttagagaattcgcacaacccgagattcactacctcatcaacaagatgaccgaacaacccgagtcatcatgaatccgcactacccgagattcacttctcaacatcaaacccatggtcacgggattataaaatccaccacatcggggttatccacatcacaacaatatcaacccttcgcctttggggttataacatccaaatcacaaccacgtgtgataacgtacacacaaacgtgtacctcgccaaaggtaatcaaccaaaacgcacaaccgtgccaattggacctatacacaagtccatcaaatccacctatatgtgaagtgagctctataaccgagaaccacttcacccgacccgcacccatcctacacatacatatgcacataggatattaacactcacattgtcgccttgatgaatgcttccaagtaatccgcggctcgtcaatggaaagtacctattccattatcacaaatacaacaatacacaattagggttgacttacaaaccaacccaattcgacacttagtgccattttgacccaaatgcacttccaagcacaaaacgagcccaaactaaccaataatcactaacactagtgacaatggtcctaataaaccaaatgaacccaatcttaagtgttaaacacttatcaatctcaaaattacccataaaccctaattttgactcaattccaaaattagtctttcaaatacataaaacgggttctaacactttcataatcactaaacctagtgattaaacccaaattcaagttctaatcatagccaatttgttcaccaacccaaaatccaccaacaataacaataaacccgattactagcatcagcaaactcacttcaagagttttaaatgcgtttctctacaaatcaagttcaaaccctaactttgaatatcaaactaaacaatgaaattcggagttagaacttaccacaacaaccaaaacgtagctaggaacgaggtgaacaactttaaaacccgagactttgatcaattcaagctccttcctctccaaaaaccccaattctctcactagaattctccccctctctctaagatacttgagagtgatgaatggatgtgaaaatgatccaaaagtggatccaaaccagctgataaggcctgagatccggcctcaagtgaaaagaccaaaaagcccctcattaaacttaaaatagaaaaagacagaattctgtcgctgggcatgtgcgcggcgcgcacccatgggtgtgcgcggcgcgcacccatgggtgtgcgcggcgcgcacccatgtctgggcagaatctgagctttgtttaattacgcaatgcttcctgcactttatgtagcataattacacttccgtataataaatattagggtcttacaattaCCCTCTTATGTATTGAACATTGTTTATATGATACGCGACGTCGAGCATTTCCTCATTAAGCATTGAGTTGAACAAATCACTACTGTTTAGCACATTTATATCGTTGTTTGAACCCGCAACACCAAAATACGCATACCAAATCCAATTATCATACGAGGCGACGGCTTCAAGCATAATAGTTGGGTGACTGTGACCGCATCGCATATATTGGCCTCTCCACGCAACTGGACATTTGCCCAAGCCCGGTGCATACAATCTATACTACCCAGCATGCCCGGAAAACCATGAATCCTTTCATGACCTTCATACAAACGTTGAATGTCGTGAAAGTAGGCTCTCTTAAGTAGACATTCGTGGACAAATCAATGATACACTTACAAAAGTTGTGTAGAGATTCTCGGCCAACTCGTTCAGACATTTGCAGATGCTCATCCAAAGCATCCGGTGTATAACCGTATGCTAGCTGACGTAGTGCGGCTGTGATCCTTAAATGCATACTAATACTCCACTTATAACGTGAATCTTGTTTTCGATGTGCCCATCTAAATAATACGACAACTGATTTGCAGTGTAGCTTGGAATATCATTCATAATTCTAAGAAAAACACGTCTCCGCATTCAAAATCGTCGTTTGAAGTTATCATCCTAATATTTGCAACCCTCGTCAAATAATCGTCCATCAAACGATCATGTGCTTCATAATGATTACAACGTATATAACGACATGAGTTTACATCATCTTCAGAAGAATAATCTTCATCAAGTAGGTTTACTGTATAGTTTGTGAACGAGTTGTGGAAAGAACTCGAAGAAGACGATATTttgtgattatatatataaaaatgaatattaaAGTGATAATTTAAATATTGTAGAGAGAAAGTGATAAAAAAGATATAGTTGTGTGAGTAAAATCGGATAAATTGGTGTAGTAtttataagaaagaaaaaaaataataataaataaactagccGTTTAACGGGTATATTTTCAAACTCCACAACCCAACGGCTATTTTCTACACTGTCTATGGCGCGACTTGAGCACCGACGGAGAGATCGACGCCGTGCCGGGGTCGACCAACAGTCGATCTCACCGTCGATTTAGGAGGGACGGCGAGAGAGGACAGCGGAC
The window above is part of the Rutidosis leptorrhynchoides isolate AG116_Rl617_1_P2 chromosome 1, CSIRO_AGI_Rlap_v1, whole genome shotgun sequence genome. Proteins encoded here:
- the LOC139891898 gene encoding uncharacterized protein gives rise to the protein MDTEMDYGHPVVLGMIRSESSGTGVGQINWDGAASTVAACWVRAPSGRVGDELQEINSLIRLVLIDSEKIDTWAWQFGYSGLFSTKKLISIIDAKLLSIGTNSCESLRKNLVPKKAEIFIWLLRKRRLHILSELDKRGIDLNSVLCPLCNDEIESLDHAFILCNHVYDIWVKVYNWGGLGNVANLSTSEAFLGDSNHLTSDIGKQIWQAVEWSCAYLICKNRNQKVFKNKSWNPPVALNEIQVKTFDWIAKRIKKKIEWHLWLADPRSAIS